In one window of Pristiophorus japonicus isolate sPriJap1 chromosome 9, sPriJap1.hap1, whole genome shotgun sequence DNA:
- the LOC139273469 gene encoding histone H2B 1.2-like, with protein sequence MPEEKKPASKKGAKKIIKKTPLKGGKKRRKSRKESYSIYIYKVMKQVHPDTGISSKAMGIMNSFVNDIFERIAGEASRLAHYNKRRTISSREIQTAVRLLLPGELAKHAVSEGTKAVTKYT encoded by the coding sequence atgcctgaggagaagaaaccagcttcgaaaaagggtgccaagaaaataatcaagaaaacaccactaaagggcggcaagaagcgcagaaagtcgaggaaggagagttactcaatctacatctacaaagtgatgaagcaagttcaccccgacaccggcatctcctccaaggccatgggcatcatgaactcgtttgtgaacgatattttcgagcgcatcgcgggtgaggcttcccgcctggcccattacaacaaacgccgcaccatcagctcccgggagatccagaccgccgtacgcctgctgctgcccggggagctggccaagcacgccgtgtcggaagggacaaaggcggtgaccaagtacacc